A portion of the Polaribacter cellanae genome contains these proteins:
- a CDS encoding GSCFA domain-containing protein, with translation MNLLTQIPLKKKARNQIDYNSKILLLGSCFSENIGNKLAFYKFQSVQNPFGILFQPKAIEKIITNAINEKNYSEDDLIYQNERWHCFEAHSNLSAADKNELLHNLNSAISLTKKQLTETSHIIITLGTSWVYRFIETDTIVANCHKIPQKKFLKELLTVNEISESLEAIIELIKTVNKEAIILFTVSPVRHLKDGFVENMRSKSHLISGIHQLLDCSRRNISYFPSYEIMMDELRDYRFYAEDMIHPNKTAINYIWEKFVATWFTEDSKTTMQEVEMIQKGIAHKPFHENSEKHQKFLKNLDHKKAKITTDFPFISF, from the coding sequence ATGAATCTGCTAACCCAAATTCCACTTAAGAAAAAGGCTAGAAACCAAATAGATTATAATTCTAAAATTCTCTTATTAGGTTCTTGTTTTTCAGAAAATATTGGTAATAAATTAGCATTCTATAAATTTCAGTCAGTTCAAAATCCTTTTGGAATATTGTTTCAACCAAAAGCTATTGAGAAAATTATTACAAATGCAATCAACGAAAAAAATTATTCGGAAGACGATTTAATTTACCAAAATGAACGTTGGCATTGTTTTGAGGCACATTCTAATTTAAGTGCTGCTGATAAAAATGAGTTACTACACAACTTAAATTCTGCAATTTCTTTAACTAAAAAACAACTTACAGAAACTTCTCATATAATTATTACTTTAGGAACTTCTTGGGTATACAGATTTATAGAAACAGATACAATTGTTGCAAATTGCCATAAAATTCCACAGAAAAAATTCTTAAAAGAACTACTGACTGTAAATGAAATTTCCGAAAGTTTAGAAGCAATTATCGAACTTATAAAAACTGTAAATAAAGAGGCTATAATTTTATTTACAGTGTCTCCTGTTAGACATTTAAAGGATGGTTTTGTGGAAAATATGCGAAGTAAATCGCATTTAATTTCGGGTATTCACCAACTTCTCGACTGCAGCCGAAGAAACATTTCTTACTTTCCTTCTTATGAAATTATGATGGACGAATTGCGAGACTATCGTTTTTATGCGGAAGACATGATTCATCCGAACAAAACAGCCATCAATTATATTTGGGAAAAATTTGTAGCTACTTGGTTTACTGAAGATTCTAAAACGACCATGCAAGAAGTTGAAATGATTCAAAAAGGAATTGCTCACAAACCTTTTCATGAGAATTCTGAAAAACATCAGAAATTTTTAAAAAATTTAGACCATAAAAAAGCTAAAATTACAACTGATTTTCCTTTTATTTCGTTCTAA